In a genomic window of Gadus macrocephalus chromosome 9, ASM3116895v1:
- the spg11 gene encoding spatacsin isoform X5, with protein sequence MSQQSSGLEVLLVPGHPLLGRVRSGDRVALLSGGALLGRLDSRGGLTVGDLADRGEVLGGSATLEGSFSDFAWEEVTPEGGEGGGGGGGPSRLLAVTGSQDVCLVTVVTGAADGVGLVCVSECPAGRLLKMAEDSGFSVSRLQSVRLLSFQDSCSVLLLNSSLLLTLHWRQEVQGEEEARDPEESQDLEESQELEKEEEEVQMVSSCSLLVQGEQEEVSSSCLSAGVLFLLCRSGLICGYDITAGSLLATVDLPSYLSSLREEEPSPSPSSSASSSHSYPASFSQLRVSADLSTAVALSPTHTAVAVDLNHYFRPDPTGCPPRTRPDHLLGAEAPGCLMTPEGTSRARDAGSLNTDRSWGARLTRLYSTAQGPAPSQGPAPWFSGLPEVASRMALSQARLSFSRVPPGGATALFSVPASSIASLLSVSQFSALVTFVSPDDGQSSVALWDLESQAVSYHRCESASTAVKWKGPQHTALLIKRSPGSGGGLSQVMFDVDQQRLLSRLMVFGKAATVDALCHLNTWGRCSIPMHALQAGLKNRQLDTVDLFLKSKEELLSPSELPPDPRGALLSRVQEVCPALDLLCCTIRDGHAELQSRAFSEQLLRTTLTFLQTQLRTACCSTHQLDAELQSCVSILNRYVFQLWTLMRSFPWASSQSEPAAPNHLTADSQSDPAAPSHLTADSQSETEQHQRWEHLSTEEAVRRAVLCGRLPCLQAFLRSQNRPEQTLPELRRVGLQHAFCCLAQRQLPHATTLFRNMGFHVNEVLHSVCLYTDQKELRDFVVEELTRKQCFSHEETQRVQFFREVEKLGATARLTHPPQNSLRVLELARSDPQQDPTLLGLDPDPDRVPGGAGLWSRLRLDWIRHWTPNALSSVRLSRLQDEAVVSCDAQTLWSHLTALNNQQRLSRWIQSSEDRDAPCWPAITPQLVRAHTACCDHTREQLLNLLARKGIFAEGEELDLLMCRLVQVGGVMCDTAPSPRYHLPIGPELHTHFITHCLNNNLQYLLYTYLQHHRLTQRTLRVGVPGRGNLEQDPPWFHMMLRVQEVAQDLSDPERLFQASLTSAQVLVPGGQASLSSLLLEGHGVVALASLMFPPGGVDGVVAPGPGPPAHSLDHQLLRMALGPYPKLRSALFPPGGPRAGLGPPDVSIYQLLQSLHPLHQSRLFGWQTANPLLSTGSSEPPHFSSPLLVSRWALVERMDFLYFLRHSRPSYAYASFLLHELAGSADMTPPVQQALRQASRLALLSCSQPSVAAACLGFLQLLGAPSLGLRVDLRALRLLQAHRGHRGQGPRLDLLGEAKPGAAQELIGYLEEAVTDSLEQRGIPRSSMEAGQEWAVPVQFCQLHSLALSSVYPAHCAADGQWLHFLLFVQLHSFPPNQVRTLASQFGPALQGHLSLAFEELRLQGPGWPAPGPQRELLQVALQSQLDRSPWRRLLGEALERRCPLLAVLAACAQVRGLGLAPPSTTYWEGAEPLQCLCVWVLTSVDDVTAAEATAHLQDAAQHHDWTLHDLSIIWKNTLSGGRVKPLLLGFTLFQKESPLVLLLEMFELCAEFRNYDAARDKLLLFQHSLLSLRSSGAEGWVPQEWVESQASVLLMVLFQRSSDHFHLQRLVQLLHHSEHSLQAHGVDLGVLARLSAVLQGSPVRLPLALLSRCSPQVLQEEYQCLLEELVAAGLLSRAQRVAQLAGIPADALLINQLQQDVQSQRSKRRWGQEEVRVLFWRRCHQQLQGHAPDPQIAAHFFQEQAGARPLCAQERCLLLGMAGHWLSLVEPTPLERLEALEKESWISRLQEERQEEQQQQEQEEEEQKEEKEEEQEEQKEEKEEEDAVLNPGGDTTSYDSLMEEFSFSRIAALNHDSYLSLAGLPGPDSPPPPPEGADPPMGPARRRLLGRLIGQLLDEGRVHEASRACRYFSVHLPDVWLALRCRELATGGASNPQPQEGTSDPGTSVPSSPSSGSPSSFVMLPPPDDPVLTQLQALLDQCHHGNNYCRQILSLYQLSKDSICYPSIQAS encoded by the exons ATGTCGCAGCAGAGCAGCGgcctggaggtgctgctggtCCCGGGACACCCGCTGCTGGGCCGGGTCAGGTCCGGGGACAGGGTGGCCCTTCTGTCCGGCGGCGCCCTGCTGGGCCGCCTGGATTCCCGGGGCGGGCTGACCGTCGGGGACCTGGCTGACCGTGGAGAGGTCCTTGGGGGCTCCGCCACACTGGAGGGGTCCTTCTCAGA TTTTGCCTGGGAGGAGGTTAcccctgaaggaggagaaggaggcggaggaggaggtggcccaTCCAGGCTGCTCGCGGTCACAGGCAGCCAAGACGTGTGTCTGGTGACGGTTGTGACGGGGGCAGCTGATGGAGttggactggtgtgtgtgtctgagtgcccCGCCGGCCGCCTGCtgaagatggcagaggacagcggGTTCA GCGTCTCCAGGCTCCAGAGTGTGAGGCTGCTGAGCTTCCAGGACTCCTGTTCTGTCCTCCTGCTCAACTCCTCCCTGCTTCTCACCCTGCACTGGAGACAGGAGGtgcagggtgaggaggaggcccGGGACCCAGAGGAGAGCCAGGACCTGGAGGAGAgtcaggagctggagaaggaggaggaggaggtgcagatggtctcctcctgctccctccttgttcagggggagcaggaggaggtgtcctcctcctgtctgtctgcaggagtTCTGTTCCTCCTCTGCAGGAGTGGACTGATCT GTGGTTATGACATCACGGCCGGCAGTCTGCTGGCGACTGTCGACCTGCCCTCCTACCTGAGCTCGCTCAGGGAGGAagaaccctccccctccccctcctcctccgcctcttcctcccactcctACCCCGCCTCCTTCAGTCAGCTCCGTGTGTCAGCTGACCTGAGCACTGCCGTCGCTCTAAGCCCCACCCACACGGCGGTGGCAGTGGACCTGAACCACTACTTCAG ACCTGATCCAACTGGCTGCCCCCCCAGGACCCGCCCAGACCACCTGCTGGGAGCGGAGGCCCCTGGGTGCCTGATGACCCCTGAGGGAACCTCCAGGGCCCGGGACGCTGGCTCTCTCAACACCGACCG GTCTTGGGGAGCGCGTCTGACCCGGCTGTACAGCACTGCCCAGGGCCCCGCCCCTtcccagggccccgccccctggttcTCCGGTCTGCCAGAGGTGGCGTCCCGCATGGCTCTTTCCCAGGCCCGGCTGTCTTTCAGCAGAGTGCCACCGGGGGGTGCCACCGCCCTGTTCTCGGTCCCTGCTTCCTCTATTGCTTCGTTGCTTTCCGTATCCCAATTTTCTGCCCTGGTTACCTTTGTATCCCCTGACGACGGCCAGTCCAGTGTGGCATTGTGGGATTTAGAGTCCCAGGCTGTGAGCTACCACCGGTGTGAGTCAGCGTCTACGGCGGTGAAATGGAAAGGACCGCAACACACTGCGCTTTTAATCAAGA GGAGTCCGGGGTCCGGCGGTGGTCTCTCCCAGGTGATGTTTGATGTGGACCAGCAGCGATTGCTCAGCAGGCTGATGGTGTTCGGGAAGGCAGCGACGGTGGACGCCCTGTGCCACCTGAATACCTGGGGCCGTTGTTCGATCCCGATGCACGCCCTGCAG GCAGGGCTGAAGAACCGACAGCTGGACACGGTGGACCTGTTTCTGAAGAGCAAAGAGGAGCTGCTGTCCCCCAGTGAGCTCCCTCCGGACCCCCGGGGCGCCCTGCTGTCCC GTGTGCAGGAGGTGTGCCCCGCCCTGGACCTGCTGTGCTGCACCATCAGAGATGGCCACGCAGAGCTGCAGTCCAGAGCGTTCTCAGAGCAGCTGCTGAGGACCACCCTGACCTTCCTCCAGACCCAGCTGAGGACCGCCTGCTGCAGCACGCAcc AGTTGGACGCAGAGCTTCAGAGCTGCGTCTCCATCCTGAACCGATACGTCTTCCAGCTGTGGACCCTGATGAGGTCATTCCCCTGggcctccagccaatcagagccagcAGCACCTAACCACCTGACcgctgacagccaatcagatccagcCGCACCCAGCCACCTGACcgctgacagccaatcagaaacagaACAGCACCAGAGATGGGAGCATCTCTCCACCGAG gaagCGGTCCGGCGGGCCGTGctctgcggccggctgccctgCCTCCAGGCCTTCCTGCGCTCCCAGAACAGACCAGAGCAGACGCTGCCCGAGCTGCGGAGGGTGGGCCTGCAGCACGCCTTCTGCTGCCTGGCTCAGAGGCAGCTGCCCCACGCCACCACTCTCTTCAGGAACATG ggtttcCATGTCAATGAGGTGCtccacagtgtgtgtctgtacactgACCAGAAGGAGCTCCGGGACTTTGTG gtggaggagctgaccaGAAAGCAGTGTTTCTCCCATGAGGAGACCCAGAGGGTGCAGTTCTTCAGGGAGGTGGAGAAGCTGGGAGCCACTGCCAGGCTGACACATCCTCCCCAGAACTCTCTGAG GGTTCTGGAgctggcccggtcagacccgcAGCAGGACCCCACTCTGCTGGGCCTGGACCCGGACCCGGACCGTGTCCCGGGGGGAGCAGGACTGTGGAGCCGCCTCCGGCTGGACTGGATCAGACACTGGACCCCGAACGCCCTCAGCAGCGTTCGGCTGTCCCGCTTGCAGGATGAAG CGGTGGTCTCCTGCGACGCCCAGACCCTGTGGTCCCACCTGACCGCCCTCAACAACCAGCAGCGCCTGAGCCGCTGGATCCAGAGCTCAGAGGACCGcgacgccccctgctggccggccATCACACCTCAGCTGGTCAGGGCACACACGGCCTGCTGCGACCACACCAGGGAGCAGCTGCTCAATCTCCTGGCCAG GAAGGGGATCTttgcagagggggaggagcttgaTCTGCTGATGTGTCGTCTGGTCCAGGTGGGAGGGGTGATGTGTGACACCGCCCCTTCCCCCCGATACCACCTCCCGATTGGCCCAGAGCTCCACACCCACTTTATCACCCACTGTCTGAACAACAACCTGCAATACCTCCTTTACACCTACCTGCAgcatcacag GCTGACCCAGAGGACCCTCCGGGTCGGGGTCCCGGGCCGGGGGAACCTGGAACAGGACCCCCCCTGGTTCCACATGATGCTGAGGGTCCAAGAGGTCGCCCAGGACCTGTCAG ACCCAGAGCGGCTGTTCCAGGCCAGTCTGACCAGCGCCCAGGTGCTGGTCCCGGGGGGCCAGGCGTCCCTCAGCAGCCTGCTGCTGGAGGGCCACGGCGTGGTGGCGCTGGCCTCACTCATGTTCCCGCCGGGGGGCGTGGACGGGGtggtggccccggggcccggcccccccgcccacaGCCTGGACCACCAGCTGCTGAGGATGGCCTTGGGCCCTTACCCCAAGCTCCGCTCCGCCCTGTTCCCCCCCGGGGGCCCGCGGGCCGGCCTGGGGCCCCCCGACGTCTCCATCTACCAGCTGCTGCAG tctcttcatcctcttcatcagtCCCGGCTGTTTGGCTGGCAGACTGCCAACCCACTGCTGTCCACCG GGTCGTCGGAGCCCCCCCACTTCTCCAGCCCTCTGCTGGTGAGCCGCTGGGCGCTGGTGGAGCGGATGGACTTCCTCTACTTCCTGCGCCACAGCCGGCCCTCCTACGCCTACGCCAGCTTCCTGCTGCACGAACTGGCCGGCTCCGCCGACATGACACCACC tgtgcaacAGGCCCTGCGTcaggcctccaggctggccctGCTCTCCTGCAGCCAGCCCAGCGTGGCAGCAGCCTGCCTGGGCTTCCTCCAGCTTCTGGGGGCCCCAAGCCTGGGGCTCCGCGTGGACCTCCGTGCCCTGCGGCTGCTGCAGGCACACAGGGGCCACAGGGGCCAAGGGCCCCGTCTGGACCTGCTGG GTGAGGCGAAGCCAGGGGCAGCTCAAGAGCTGATTGGTTACCTGGAGGAAGCTGTGACTGACAGCCTGGAGCAGAGAGGCATCCCAAG gtCTTCCATGGAGGCTGGCCAAGAGTGGGCGGTTCCAGTCCAGTTCTGTCAGCTTCACTCATTGGCCCTCAGCTCGGTTTATCCGGCCCATTGTGCTGCCGACGGACAGTGGCTCCACTTCCTGCTGTTTGTCCAACTGCACAGTTTCCCCCCCAACCAG GTGAGGACCCTTGCCTCCCAGTTTGGCCCCGCCCTCCAGGGTCACCTGAGTCTGGCGTTCGAggagctccgcctccagggCCCTGGCTGGCCGGCTCCGGGGCCCCAGAGGGAGCTGCTGCAGGTGGCCCTCCAGAGCCAGCTGGACCGCAGCCCATGGAGACGGCTGCTGGGGGAGGCCCTGGAGAGacgctgccccctgctggccgtcCTGGCCGCCTGCGCCCAGGTCAGAGGACTGGGGTTAGCCCCTCCCAGTACCACCTACTGGGAG ggggcggagcctctgcagtgcttgtgtgtctgggtgctgaCCAGCGTTGATGATGTTACGGCGGCGGAAGCCACAGCCCACCTCCAGGACGCTGCCCAGCACCACGATTGGACCCTCCATGACCTGTCAATCATCTGGAAGAACACTCTGAGTGGAGGTCGAGTGAAGCCCCTCCTCCTGGGCTTCACACTGTTCCAGAAG gagAGTCCTCTGGTGCTGCTGTTGGAGATGTTTGAGCTGTGTGCTGAGTTCAGGAACTACGACGCGGCCAGAGACAAACTCCTGCTCTTCCAACACTCCCTCCTCTCA ttGCGGAGCAGTGGTGCTGAAGGTTGGGTTCCCCAGGAGTGGGTGGAGAGCCAGGCGTCGGTGCTCCTGATGGTGCTGTTCCAGCGGAGCTCCGACCACTTTCACCTCCAGAGACTGGTGCAGCTCCTCCATCACTCAGAGCACAGCCTGCAGGCCCACG GAGTGGACCTGGGGGTTCTGGCCCGGCTCAGCGCGGTGCTCCAGGGGAGTCCAGTCCGCCTCCCCCTGGCCCTGCTCTCCCGCTGCTCCCCCCAGGTCCTCCAGGAGGAGTACCAGTGCctcctggaggagctggtggccgCGGGGCTGCTCTCCCGGGCCCAGCGCGTCGCCCAGCTGGCCGGCATTCCGGCTGATGCCTTGCTCATCAACCAG CTGCAGCAGGACGTCCAATCACAGCGGTCGAAGCGGCGCTgggggcaggaggaggtgagggtccTCTTCTGGAGGCGATGTCACCAGCAGCTTCAGGGCCACGCCCCCGACCCCCAGATCGCCGCCCACTTCTTCCAGGAGCAGGCCGGCGCCCGGCCGCTCTGTGCCCAGGAGCGGTGCCTCCTGCTGGGCATGGCGGGGCATTGGCTCTCCCTGGTGGAGCCCACGCCCCTGGAGCGCCTGGAGGCCCTCGAGAAGGAGAGCTGGATCAGCAGGCTGCAGGAGGAGcggcaggaggagcagcagcagcaggagcaggaggaggaggagcagaaagaggagaaggaggaggagcaggaggagcagaaagaggagaaggaggaagaggacgcgGTGTTGAACCCAGGTGGAGACACCACCTCGTATGACTCCCTGATGGAGGAGTTCTCCTTCTCCAGGATCGCGGCCCTGAACCACGACTCCTACCTGAGTCTGGCTGGACTCCCGGGGCCCgattcccctccccctcccccagagggGGCGGACCCCCCGATGGGCCCCGCCCGACGCCGTCTCCTCGGCCGCCTGATTGGCCAGCTGCTGGACGAGGGGCGTGTCCACGAGGCCTCCCGGGCATGCCGGTACTTCTCCGTCCACCTGCCCGACGTCTGGCTGGCGCTGCGCTGCCGCGAGCTCGCCACCGGAGGGGCGTCGAACCCGCAACCGCAGGAAGGGACATCTGATCCTGGGACCAGCGTGCCAAGCT ctcCTTCTAGCGGTAGTCCCTCGTCCTTCGTGATGCTGCCCCCCCCCGACGACCCGGTCCTCACCCAGCTTCAGGCGCTTCTCGATCAGTGTCACCACGGCAACAACTACTGCAGGCAGATCCTGAGTCTGTACCAACTGTCCAAG GATAGTATCTGCTATCCTAGCATCCAGGCTAGTTGA